The DNA segment ACGAGTTTCTGAATCTTTCAATCGAGAGTAGGCGGTCATATATACTGCAGTACCCGCAAGTGGAAGTGAACCTTGACCACCTGCAAGACGGTCGCGAATTTCTCCACCTGATCCCGTGGCTGCACCATTAAAAGGTTCAACCGTTGTAGGGAAGTTGTGCGTTTCTGCTTTTATCGAAATAACCGAATCAAATTCTTTTACTTCGTAGAAATCTGCTTTATCTGCAGTTTTTGGAGCAAATTGCTCAACACGTGGCCCTTTTACAAAAGCAACATTGTCTTTGTAAGCAGAAACAATATCATTCGGAAATTCTGCCGAAGTTTTCTTGATTAATTTGAATAATGACGATGGTTTTTCTTCTCCGTCAATTACAAAAGTTCCGTTGAAAATCTTATGACGACAGTGCTCTGAATTTACTTGCGAAAATCCAAATACTTCTGAATCGGTCAATTCTCTACCAATTTTTGAAGCCACATCCTTTAAATAAGCAACTTCTTCATCGCTTAGAGAAAGTCCTTCTTGCTTATTATATGCAGCAATATCATCTACAAATAAAATTTCTTCCGGAACAACCGATACGGTAAACATATCTTGAGTAAGCTCCGTATATTTCTGAGAAATCATCGGGTCAAAATCAGAATAGCTTTCAGTAGAATGTTGAAATTCTTCGATTCTAACAATTCCTTTGATACCCATATTTTGAGTAATCTCCACAGCATTTGTACTCCAAGGAGTAATCATTGCTGCTCTAGGTCCAATAAAAAAATCCGCAACTACGGATTTGTTTATTAAAGTCACTCCACCAAAAAGCCAGTTGAGTTTTTCTATATTTTCGTGCGAAAGTTCTTGCTTAGTTTGTACTCCAAAGACTTTCGTTTGCTCATTTCCGAAGAAGTAGATCATTTTTTTAGGTATTGTAGTTGTGAAGTGCAAATTTAATCCAAATTACTGCAAAGCACAATAGTTATTATGAAAGTTTAATAAAAATTACTCAGGTATTGCCGCATTTTGATAGGCGCCTAAATCTGGGGGAATTGTTCGATTAACTCCCAGAATATCAAGTGGTACTAAGAAATTTGTGCTCCCCAATCCAATTGCTGAAGAAGTCTCCTTAATATTAAGTTTGTTCTTAGCAACATTATAAAACTGCGGATTCTGATTTAAAGTAATATTATTATAATGAATTCCGTCGTTAAACTGATAATCAGGATTTGTGGCAAATTGATTTCCAACATTATTAAATTTCAATAAACAGTTGTTTAATTGGTAGTTAAAAATATTTCCTGCCGAAGCTCTGTTTGCTAAAAATTGAACTTGATTTGATCCATAAATAATACAATTATCAAATTTGGCCTCCACCAAATCATAGGCGATTTCTTGATTATCGCTAATATAATAGTTGTCAATTAGTAAGGAAACCTGCTTACTACTTGGCCAGTTATTATTGAAGGTACTGTGTTTAAAAGAATAACTTCCACCAAGAGTACAAGCAACTGTAACTTGTCCAGCCGAATTTACAACTACATTTTCTCCAGTAATTGTAGCGGTCTGACCGTAAATCCCAAAATTGGAACTGTTGTAAATTTGAGTGTTATTGACAACAGCATCAGAATTTTGAATCCATAATCCGATGATGCTATTTTTTACGGTTACATAATTAAATTCATTTCCTGTACTTCCCGGCGTCATCCAAATGGCACCCCATTGTCCTGGAGTTTCGGCAAAACCTGGCTCAAGTCGGTCTCCTTCAAAAATGATTTGATTGTTAAGAGTTCCATTTGCTTTTATCGATCCGCCATTTGCCACTAGAATTCCAGAAGATTCGTGAAAATGAACTCTAGCGCCTGGATCTATGGTTAATGTTTTTCCAGAATCAACTCCAGCGTATCCGTAGACCACATATGGTTTCGTGTTGGTCCAATTATATTCGTTCCCATTTACGGCGTCGTTTTCGTCAAGGAAAAACCCATAAATTTCATCCTCTCCAAAAGGAATACTTTCAGTAACAGACCCATTTTTATGTGGATAAAGAAATACAGCATCCTGTATTAGAGTTACAAGCTCAACGGTTTGAAGGTTCGATCCTGCACCAAACTGAATTTGGTCTGTATAAAGAAAATCGGTTGGGTTTGCATCGGCGATATCGGCAGTTGTTTCGATAAAGATATACATACTGTCTTTGGCAAGCAGTTCGACATTATTAAAGATTTTACCTTCATTTCCTTGCATTCCATCAACGGTCATTCGGTATTTTGAATTTAAACCTTTAGCTAAAGCTAAATTTGGAATACTTACATTATTACTGCTGTTATTAAAGACTTTAAGAGTGTAAGTACTTGATCCGATATTTGTAAAAACCGTGTCTAAATAAATTGTATCTCTAGAAAATTCGAGACCGCCGGTGCTTGGCTGAAAGTCGAAATCATTTCTACAGGAAGAAAGCGAAATTATTATTGCGACAAAAACTAAGTAAGCGAGGTTCCGAATCATAGATTTTAAATTTTGGTAGTAAAAGTAATTATAAATTTCAAAATCCGCCAATTTCGAAATGCTATAATCAGAAACGTTTTTTTTAAGACTTTCTTGTGTTTGACGATAATTGGCAAGCCGTCAAATTTTTCTATTTTTACATAAAAATACTACTAAATGAAATACGATAGAGATACCATTCTTGCCAGATGCAATGGTTATATAAAGAATACCTTGATGGAAACCCTGGAAATTGAATATATCGATGCGGGCGAGGGATATCTAAAAGCTAAAATGCCCGTAAATTCAAGAGTTCATCAGCCGATGGGAATTTTGCACGGAGGTGCAACTGCAGCTTTGGCCGAAAGTGTGGGAAGCGCAGCAAGCTTGATGTTTGTTGATGCAACCGAATTTGAAGCCCGTGGAATCGAAATTTCTGCGAATCACCTAAAAAGTAAGAGAGCGGGAACTGTTTACGGAACAGCGAGAATTATTCACAAAGGAAGAAGTATTCACCTTTGGGAAATAAAAGTTACCGATGAAAATGACGAATTGATTTCGCTTTGCAAATTGACCAATATTATTTTGCCAAAGAAAAGAGTTTAAGTAATTGAAAAGATATGATTGATCTTATCGAATTAGAATCAAAGTTAAAACATCAGATAAAAGACGAAAAACCTTTTGTGCTCTATTCTTTGCAAGGATCGAGTGAAGTAAAAATGCTTTTGCAAAAAGATTCCAAACAAGATGAAATTCGGGATTTTTCTGAAAGCGGATTTGCTTTTGTCTCTTTTGATAGAAAAAAACAACTTCTAATTTCACGTTCAAATTCAGAAGAGGCAAGTTTCGAAATTGATGCTGATTCTGTTTCTAATAATACAAGTTACCGGAAAGATGACGCTCAGACTTCGGCGAAAGCCAATTTCGAAAAAATCGTAGCAAAAGCAATTGCCGAAATTGAAAACGGGGAATTTGGAAAAGTGGTATTATCGCGAAAAGAAACTCAAAATATCGATGGATCAAAGTTCTTTGAAATATATCTCCGAGTTTTAAAAACCTACCCAAATGGGTATTGTTACTGCTTTTATCATCCAGAATCTGGAATTTGGATAGGAGCAACACCGGAGAAATTGTTGAAAGTAAGCGGAAATTCCTTCACCACAATGGCGCTTGCGGGAACTCAGAAAATCGAAAATTCTGCCGCCGAATTAACTTGGGAAACCAAAGAGCAGGAGGAGCAGGCATTTGTAACCGATTTTATCTTGAGAGGAATAGAAAATGCGGTTGATGATTTGAAAATTTCAAGACCATATACAGCGCAAGCAGGAACAATTGCACATATAAAAACGGATATTTCGGGAGTTTTAAAAGAAGTTGGAGACGTTGAATATTTGGTAAAAGTGCTGCATCCAACGCCCGCAGTTTGCGGAATGCCGAAAGATAAAGCGACCCATTTTATAAGTAATAATGAAGGATATTCACGAGAATTTTACAGCGGATTTCTGGGAGAATTAAATATGCCGAACAAAAAAGGCGAACTTCAAACCGATTTTTATGTCAATTTAAGATGTATGCAAGTCGAGCAGGAGCAAGCACAAATTTTTGTTGGTTGCGGAATTACGAAAGATTCCAATCCCGAAAAGGAGTATTATGAAACGGTGAATAAATCACAAACAATGAAAAAAATATTGATATGAAATTAGATATACTTGCCTTTGGCGCACATCCAGACGATGTAGAATTAGGTTGTGGCGGCACGATTGCCAAAGAAGTTTCGCTTGGAAAAAAAGTCGGAATTGTAGATTTGA comes from the Flavobacterium ardleyense genome and includes:
- a CDS encoding PaaI family thioesterase, whose protein sequence is MKYDRDTILARCNGYIKNTLMETLEIEYIDAGEGYLKAKMPVNSRVHQPMGILHGGATAALAESVGSAASLMFVDATEFEARGIEISANHLKSKRAGTVYGTARIIHKGRSIHLWEIKVTDENDELISLCKLTNIILPKKRV
- a CDS encoding chorismate-binding protein, producing MIDLIELESKLKHQIKDEKPFVLYSLQGSSEVKMLLQKDSKQDEIRDFSESGFAFVSFDRKKQLLISRSNSEEASFEIDADSVSNNTSYRKDDAQTSAKANFEKIVAKAIAEIENGEFGKVVLSRKETQNIDGSKFFEIYLRVLKTYPNGYCYCFYHPESGIWIGATPEKLLKVSGNSFTTMALAGTQKIENSAAELTWETKEQEEQAFVTDFILRGIENAVDDLKISRPYTAQAGTIAHIKTDISGVLKEVGDVEYLVKVLHPTPAVCGMPKDKATHFISNNEGYSREFYSGFLGELNMPNKKGELQTDFYVNLRCMQVEQEQAQIFVGCGITKDSNPEKEYYETVNKSQTMKKILI